From Pungitius pungitius chromosome 9, fPunPun2.1, whole genome shotgun sequence, one genomic window encodes:
- the eif4a3 gene encoding eukaryotic initiation factor 4A-III — protein MAAAGLQGRKRILRDEDMTKVEFETSEEVDVTPTFDTMGLREDLLRGIYAYGFEKPSAIQQRAIKQIIKGRDVIAQSQSGTGKTATFCVSVLQCLDIQVRETQALILAPTRELAGQIQKVLLALGDYMNVQCHACIGGTNVGEDIRKLDYGQHVVSGTPGRVFDMIRRRSLRTRAIKMLVLDEADEMLNKGFKEQIYDVYRYLPPATQVCLISATLPHEILEMTNKFMTDPIRILVKRDELTLEGIKQFFVAVEREEWKFDTLCDLYDTLTITQAVIFCNTKRKVDWLTEKMREANFTVSSMHGDMPQKERESIMKEFRSGASRVLISTDVWARGLDVPQVSLIINYDLPNNRELYIHRIGRSGRYGRKGVAINFVKNDDIRILRDIEQYYSTQIDEMPMNVADLI, from the exons ATGGCCGCTGCCGGATTACAGGGCAGGAAGAGGATCCTGCGGGACGAAGACATGACCAAGGTGGAATTCGAAACCAGCGAGGAGGTGGACGTCACCCCCACCTTCGACACAATGGGCCTTCGGGAGGACTTGCTCCGCGGCATCTATGCTTACG GTTTTGAGAAGCCATCAGCGATCCAGCAGAGAGCCATCAAGCAGATCATCAAAGGCCGGGACGTCATTGCCCA GTCTCAGTCTGGAACAGGGAAGACGGCGACCTTCTGTGTGTCGGTGCTGCAGTGTCTGGACATCCAG GTTCGGGAGACTCAGGCTCTGATTCTGGCTCCAACAAGGGAGCTTGCTGGACAGATCCAAAAG gtgctGTTGGCTTTGGGAGACTACATGAACGTCCAGTGTCACGCCTGCATCGGGGGGACCAACGTAGGCGAGGACATCAGGAAGCTGGACTATGGCCAGCACGTGGTGTCGGGAACACCTGGACGAGTGTTTG ATATGATTCGTCGCAGGAGTCTGAGGACCAGGGCCATCAAGATGCTAGTTCTGGACGAAGCTGATGAGATGCTCAATAAAG GCTTCAAGGAGCAGATCTACGACGTGTACCGCTACCTTCCTCCAGCCACACAGGTGTGTCTGATCAGCGCCACGCTGCCTCACGAGATCCTGGAGATGACCAACAAGTTCATGACCGACCCCATCCGTATCCTGGTTAAACG TGATGAGCTCACGCTGGAGGGGATCAAACAGTTCTTTGTTGCCGTGGAGAGAGAAGAGTGGAAGTTCGACACTCTGTGTGATCTGTACGACACGCTGACCATCACGCAGGCTGTCATCTTCTGCAACACCAAGCGGAAG GTGGACTGGCTGACAGAGAAGATGAGGGAGGCCAACTTCACAGTGTCGTCGATGCACGGAGACATGCCCCAAAAAGAGAGGGAGTCCATCATGAAGGAGTTCAGATCCGGAGCCAG TCGTGTTTTGATCTCTACGGACGTTTGGGCTCGAGGTTTAGATGTTCCTCAGGTTTCTCTGATCATCAACTACGACCTGCCCAACAACCGAGAGCTCTACATCCACAG GATTGGTCGGTCTGGTCGTTATGGGCGTAAGGGCGTGGCCATCAACTTTGTGAAAAACGACGACATCCGGATCCTGCGTGACATCGAGCAGTACTACTCCACCCAGATCGACGAGATGCCCATGAACG TGGCTGACTTGATCTAA